The following proteins are encoded in a genomic region of Gossypium hirsutum isolate 1008001.06 chromosome D05, Gossypium_hirsutum_v2.1, whole genome shotgun sequence:
- the LOC121203578 gene encoding N-terminal acetyltransferase A complex auxiliary subunit NAA15, translating into MGASLPPKEANLFKLIVKSYETKQYKKGLKAADAILKKFPDHGETLSMKGLTLNCMDRKSEAYELVRLGLKNDVKSHVCWHVYGLLYRSDREYREAIKCYRNALRIDPDNIEILRDLSLLQAQMRDLTGFVETRQQLLTLKPNHRMNWIGFAVANHLCSNVAKAVEILEAYEGTLEDDYPPDNERCEHGEMLLYKISLLEECGFLERALEELHKKEPKIVDKLTSKEQEVSLLVKLGRLEEGANHYRALLAMNPDNYRYYEGLQKCFGLYSENGKYSSDEIDLLDALYKSLAEQFTWSSAVKRIPLDFLQGDKFCAAAANYIKPLLTKGVPSLFSDLSPLYDQPGKAEILEQLILELEHSISGDGGYPDRTEKEPPSTLLWILFFLAQHYDRRGQYDIALSKIDEAIQHTPTVIDLYSVKSRILKHAGDLVAAASLADEARCMDLADRYINSESVKRMLQADQVALAEKIAVLFTKDGDQHNNLHDMQCMWYELASGESYFRQGDLGRALKKFLAVEKHYADITEDQFDFHSYCLRKMTLRAYVDMLRFQDRLHSHAYFHKAAAGAIRCYLKLYDSPLNSPAEVEDNTSKATQKKKMKKQRKAERAKKEAEEKIEGSSASGTSKSGKRHIKPVDPDPYGENLLKTDDPLSEATKYLKLLQKNSSDSLETHLLSFEVNMRKPKILLAFQAVKQLLRLDADNPDSHCCLIKFFHKVSSMPAPVSDAEKLVWSVLEAERPSISQLQEKTLSEANKIFLGNHEDSLMHRAAVAEMLYTLDPTKKLEAVKIIEDSSNKVVPTNGALGLVMEWKLKDCIAVHKLLDNVLIDTDAALRWKVRCAEYFPYSIYFEGSRSSAVNNSLNNLDTETPLNGGANGPDIIQSGNAFTSNGKLEAFKNLKI; encoded by the exons ATGGGAGCTTCGTTGCCTCCGAAAGAAGCTAACCTCTTCAAACTTATCGTC AAATCATATGAAACTAAACAGTACAAGAAAGGACTGAAGGCTGCAGATGCAATACTGAAAAAGTTTCCCGATCATGGAG AAACTTTGTCGATGAAGGGGTTGACCTTAAATTGCATGGATCGTAAATCTGAAGCATATGAACTTGTCCGACTAGGTTTAAAG AATGATGTTAAAAGTCATGTTTGCTGGCATGTTTATGGTCTCCTTTACCGGTCAGATAGGGAATACAGGGAGGCTATTAAATGCTATCGCAATGCTTTGAGAATAGATCCAGACAACATTGAAATACTACGGGACTTGTCACTCTTGCAG GCACAAATGCGAGATTTGACAGGATTTGTTGAGACAAGACAACAACTTTTGACTTTGAAACCAAATCATCGCATGAACTGGATTGGCTTTGCTGTAGCCAACCATTTATGCTCAAA TGTTGCAAAAGCAGTTGAAATTTTAGAAGCATATGAAGGGACATTAGAAGATGATTATCCACCTGATAATGAAAGATGTGAGCATGGTGAAATGCTTTTATACAAG ATCTCTTTGCTAGAGGAATGCGGGTTTCTTGAGAGAGCACTTGAGGAATTGCACAAGAAAGAACCAAAAATA GTTGATAAATTGACTTCCAAAGAACAAGAGGTTTCTCTCTTGGTGAAGCTTGGACGCCTAGAAGAAGGTGCCAATCATTACAGGGCTTTACTTGCCATGAATCCCGACAATTACAG ATATTATGAAGGCTTGCAGAAATGTTTTGGTCTATATTCTGAAAATGGCAAGTATTCCTCTGATGAAATCGATCTGTTGGATGCATTATACAAATCGCTTGCAGAACAGTTCACCTGGTCATCTGCTGTTAAG AGGATACCACTTGATTTTTTGCAAGGAGACAAGTTCTGTGCAGCTGCAGCTAATTATATTAAGCCCCTTCTAACAAAG GGTGTTCCTTCTTTATTCTCAGATCTTTCTCCTTTGTATGATCAACCCGGCAAG GCAGAGATATTGGAGCAACTTATTCTTGAGCTGGAGCATTCAATTAGTGGGGACGGGGGATACCCTGATAG GACTGAGAAGGAGCCCCCTTCAACACTTTTATGGATTTTGTTCTTTTTGGCTCAG CATTATGACCGAAGAGGACAGTATGACATTGCTCTTTCAAAAATTGATGAGGCTATACAGCACACGCCAACTGTAATTGATTTATACTCTGTCAAG AGCCGGATATTGAAACATGCTGGTGATTTGGTAGCTGCGGCTTCATTGGCAGATGAAGCTAGGTGTATGGATCTTGCAGACCGCTACATAAACAGTGAATCTGTCAAGCGTATGTTGCAGGCTGATCAG GTGGCTTTGGCAGAAAAAATTGCTGTATTGTTCACAAAAGATGGAGACCAGCACAACAACCTTCATGACATGCAGTGCATGtg GTATGAACTTGCTTCTGGTGAAAGCTACTTTCGACAAGGTGATCTTGGACGGGCCCTAAAGAAATTTTTAGCTGTGGAGAAGCACTATGCTGATATTACTGAAGATCAATTTGATTTTCATTCTTATTGTTTACGGAAAATGACACTGCGTGCATATGTTGATATGCTAAGATTTCAAGATCGGTTGCATTCCCATGCTTATTTTCACAAAGCAGCAGCTGGTGCCATCAG ATGCTACCTAAAGTTGTACGATTCTCCTTTGAACTCACCAGCTGAAGTAGAGGACAACACTTCAAAGGCTactcaaaaaaagaaaatgaaaaagcaGAGGAAGGCAGAACGAGCTAAGAAA GAGGCAGAGGAGAAAATTGAAGGATCAAGTGCTAGCGGAACGTCTAAGTCTGGGAAACGACACATTAAACCTGTAGATCCAGATCCTTATGGAGAAAATTTATTGAAG ACTGATGATCCCTTGTCGGAAGCAACAAAGTACTTGAAGTTGCTTCAGAAGAACTCATCTGATTCTTTGGAGACACACTTGCTTTCTTTTGAAGTAAATATGAGAAAGCCGAAGATTTTGCTTGCCTTTCAG GCTGTAAAGCAACTGCTAAGGTTGGATGCTGATAATCCGGATTCACATTGCTGCTTG ATCAAATTTTTCCATAAAGTGAGCTCAATGCCCGCTCCGGTGTCTGATGCAGAAAAACTTGTGTGGAGTGTCTTGGAAGCTGAGCGTCCCTCCATCAG TCAATTGCAGGAGAAAACTCTTAGTGAGGCAAACAAAATTTTCCTTGGTAATCATGAAG ATTCCTTGATGCATAGAGCAGCAGTCGCAGAAATGTTATATACCTTGGACCCCACCAAGAAACTTGAGGCTGTTAAGATAATCGAAGATTCATCCAATAAAGTTGTGCCAAC GAATGGAGCACTTGGATTGGTAATGGAGTGGAAACTCAAGGACTGTATTGCAGTCCATAAACTCTTAGACAATGTTCTTATTGATACAGATGCTGCTTTGA GATGGAAAGTGAGATGTGCAGAGTACTTCCCTTACTCTATCTACTTTGAAGGTAGTCGTAGCTCTGCTGTGAACAACTCCTTGAACAATCTGGATACTGAAACTCCCTTGAATGGGGGTGCAAACGGTCCTGATATCATTCAAAGTGGAAACGCCTTTACATCAAATGGAAAGCTAGAAGCAtttaaaaaccttaaaatttgA
- the LOC107902762 gene encoding acyl-[acyl-carrier-protein] hydrolase FATB2, chloroplastic, with product MATSRFFNMPPFASTWNKSKVSLQRVNITSNAIQKTVRFSVINCSLKINHTQPALNDEIRVPSVIKEMENEEITSPSVAGRLVKGGPVFQQNVSVRSFEIDSEYKMSTKAIMNYLQEASLNYAKKLGLTIDTRFGITPGMRKMDLVWVFRGMHIEVDRYPCWGEVVQILHWTCASGRTGVRFDWTINDINTGETLVRASCLAVMMNKNTRKTCKLPEEVKDEIKAYLREDVEPIVEAFKYSCPQTEAMDHIKTGLTPGWNDLDVNYHVNNAKYLDWILESTPDSIRDRHELWKMNFEYRKECLKDDVIQSLSRVVPSNEKNRDIEVEHVLRLESGHQVLRARTVWRTYSHSCRGINSMKIIF from the exons ATGGCAACGTCTAGATTCTTCAATATGCCACCCTTTGCTTCAACATGGAATAAATCCAAGGTTTCCTTGCAACGAGTCAACATAACTTCAAATGCGATCCAAAAGACAGTTAGGTTTAGTGTTATTAACTGTAGTTTGAAGATCAATCACACTCAACCAGCCCTTAATGATGAGATTCGAGTACCCTCAGtgataaaagaaatggaaaatgaGGAGATCACTTCACCATCCG TGGCAGGAAGACTGGTAAAAGGTGGACCGGTTTTCCAGCAGAATGTTAGTGTAAGATCATTCGAGATCGACTCTGAATATAAAATGTCAACAAAGGCTATAATGAATTATTTACAG GAAGCATCGCTGAACTATGCCAAGAAATTAGGTCTGACAATCGATACACGTTTCGGTATAACACCGGGAATGCGTAAAATGGACTTGGTATGGGTCTTTCGTGGCATGCATATCGAGGTGGATCGATATCCTTGTTG GGGAGAGGTTGTTCAGATACTCCACTGGACTTGTGCATCCGGAAGGACCGGTGTACGTTTTGATTGGACTATCAATGACATCAACACAGGCGAAACTCTAGTTCGAGCTTCATG CTTAGCTGTGATGATGAATAAGAACACAAGAAAGACATGCAAGTTACCGGAGGAAGTGAAAGACGAGATAAAAGCTTATCTTAGGGAGGATGTTGAGCCCATTGTCGAAGCGTTCAAATATTCATGTCCCCAAACTGAGGCAATGGATCACATCAAAACTGGATTGAcg CCTGGATGGAATGATTTAGATGTCAATTACCATGTGAACAATGCCAAGTACCTTGATTGGATTTTGGAG AGCACTCCAGACTCAATTAGGGATAGGCATGAACTTTGGAAAATGAATTTTGAGTACCGGAAAGAGTGCTTGAAAGATGATGTGATCCAATCATTATCGAGAGTGGTACCGAGCAATGAAAAGAATAGAGATATTGAAGTGGAGCATGTCCTTCGTCTGGAGAGTGGACACCAAGTTTTAAGGGCCAGGACTGTTTGGCGGACTTATTCCCACTCCTGCAGGGGCATCAACAGCATGAAAATCATATTCTAG